From the Myxococcales bacterium genome, the window CGATGATCTCGCCCTTTTTATCCTGCAACGCCTTGAGGAACGGTTCGAGTTTCTTTTCGCGCAGGACGCTCGCCATTTCCAGCTCGTAGGCGTTGGGCGCCACGGGGTGCTGGCCGTCCAACGAATCGAGGTCCAGATCCGTGCCGGTGGGCTTGTTCCAGGTGAAAGCCTCGGCCTCGTATTCGACTTCCATCAACAGGGAGATGGTTTCGCACAATTTGTCCAGTTCGGTTCCGGCGCTCATGCCGATCGGGGCGATGGCGCCGACCTCGAAGGCGATTTGGGGCACGTAACTGACGGCGCCCGGATCGGCGAAGGGATCGCCGCTTTCGCCCACGACGCGTTTTAAAAAGACCTTCAGGTAGAGCAAGCGTTTGTCGTCGGGAAAGAAAATGTCGCCGGTCACGTTGTCCGGCGCCGTGGTAACGCGAGACGACGGCACGCCGAACAGGGAGGCCGCTTTTTCGCGCACGCTGTTGAGCATGCCGACAAAGCCGTCTTTCGACAGGCCTTCCATCAGGTGGATGAAATCGAAATTTTTGATCGTGGCACTGGCTGTTTTGCGGACCATCTGGAGCAGCATGCTCTCCTCCCGGTGCTCTTTAAAAGGATCTGGTAGCTGTTTAAATGACTATAGACATGATGTTTTTTCGTTGTCAACAAAATCGCGAGGCCCGTTTCGCGTTTCTTGCCCGCCCGTCGCCGGCTGGAAAAGCGCCGGCCGGCGGACGGCGGCCGCGTCAGCAGCCGCAGGCTTCGGAACTCTCGTCGTCGTTGTCGTCGTCGGACGGGTTGGCGTCGTCGTTGTCGTCGTCGGTCTGGTCGTCGTCGGCGGCATCGTCGTCGGCGCTGTCGTCGTCGGCGTCCTGGCAGGTCGGGTCCGCGGCGTCTTTCAGGCCGTCGCAATTGTTGTCGACGAAATCGTCGCAGATTTCCACCGCGCCCGGGTGGATCGCCGCGCTGTCGTCGTTGCAGTCGCCGGAGCAGAGGAAGTAGCCGTCGCCGTCGGCGTCGACTTCGCCGTCCAGCAGTTGGGCGTCGCAGTTGTTGTCGACACCGTCGCAAACCTCGTCGGCGCCGGGGTAGACATTCGGATCGTTGGGCCGGCAGTCGCCGTCGCATTGCGGGACACCGTCCTCGTCGGGATCGGTCTCGTTCGGCGGCAGCACGTCGTCGCAATTGTTGTCGACGCCATCGCAGATTTCATTCGCGCCGGGATAGGTTTTCGGGTCTTCGGGACCGCAGTCGCCTTCGCAGGCCATGTAGCCGTCCTCGTCGGGGTCGGTTTCGTCGGCCGGGACGACCTCGTCGCAGTTGTCGTCGATGCCGTTGCAGGATTCGGTCTGGCCCGGATGGATGGCGGCGTCGTAGTCGTTGCAGTCGTCGCCGCCGCATTCCGGCTTTTCGTAGCCGTCGCCGTCGTTGTCGCAGGCGTTGGCCAGGAATTCATAGGCCGCCACCACGTCGATCCGGCCGCGGCCGAAGGTGTTGTCATCGCCCGCTTCGCCCAGGTCCACCGCCGTGAAATAGAGCGCCATCTTGAGTTGCTGCACGGTCGCGTCCGGGTAGGCCTGGCTGAGCAGCAGGATAGCGCCGGAAACGTGCGGCGTCGCCATCGAGGTGCCGTCCATCTCGGTGTAGCCGCCGGGGATCGACGAGCGCACCGCCTGGCCGATCGCCGAGACCTCGGGCTTGATGGTGGCGCGGTCGCAACGCGACGGGCCGCGGCTCGAGAAGCTGGCGATCCGGTCGCCGGACGGGGCGAGCGCGCCGATCGCGAAGGCGTTGTAATCGGTGGTGATGCGGTCGGCCGGCGAGCGCAGCGTGCCGCGGAACGGCCCCTCGTTGCCGGCGGCGAAGGTGACGACCACGCCGGCCATCTCCGCCACATCCATCGACGCCCAGAAGGTGTCGTCGCAATACGGGAAGCCCGAAATGCCCCACGAGTTGTTCACCACGGCCGGCACGTCGTCCATCGTGCCCGGGTTGTTGTCGGGATCGGCGAACCATTCGAACGCCGCGACCGCCTCGGTGTAAATGTTGACCGTCGGCACGTCGACCACCGCCGCCGCGATCCACTGCGCGCCCGGCGCCATGCCGATCTGGTTGTCGCCGTCGTCGCCGCCGACCATCGTGCCCATCGTGTGGGTGCCGTGCTCGCCGCTGTCATAGGGGAAATCGGCGTGCTGCCAGGGGTCGTACCAGCATTGCGAGGCGGGAGCGGAAAGGCCCCGCCAGCGCGTCGCGAAGGCCGGGTGCGTGCCGTCGCAACCGGTATCCATGTCGCCGGCGATGACGCCCGTGCCGTCGATGCCCAGGTCCCACAATTCCGGCGCGCGGGTGCTTTCGATGCCGGGTTCGATGCCCTTGGGGCCCTTCTCGTCACCGTCGGCGATCCGCACCGGAGCGATCGATTCCAGCGGGTAGTCGAAATAAATGCGGTCGACTTCGGGTCGCTGGCGAAGCA encodes:
- a CDS encoding S8 family serine peptidase, which encodes MKKVLFLFFFTLISFTFAQAFAAWVDPTLEDALDNAADKEMVGSYVVLADRVDLRDLQDRLDTMKASRSRRHFEVITTLQDKAAQTQEPLRLFLETYQKLGAVQSYRAYWIDNAFAVRATADFYQLLRQRPEVDRIYFDYPLESIAPVRIADGDEKGPKGIEPGIESTRAPELWDLGIDGTGVIAGDMDTGCDGTHPAFATRWRGLSAPASQCWYDPWQHADFPYDSGEHGTHTMGTMVGGDDGDNQIGMAPGAQWIAAAVVDVPTVNIYTEAVAAFEWFADPDNNPGTMDDVPAVVNNSWGISGFPYCDDTFWASMDVAEMAGVVVTFAAGNEGPFRGTLRSPADRITTDYNAFAIGALAPSGDRIASFSSRGPSRCDRATIKPEVSAIGQAVRSSIPGGYTEMDGTSMATPHVSGAILLLSQAYPDATVQQLKMALYFTAVDLGEAGDDNTFGRGRIDVVAAYEFLANACDNDGDGYEKPECGGDDCNDYDAAIHPGQTESCNGIDDNCDEVVPADETDPDEDGYMACEGDCGPEDPKTYPGANEICDGVDNNCDDVLPPNETDPDEDGVPQCDGDCRPNDPNVYPGADEVCDGVDNNCDAQLLDGEVDADGDGYFLCSGDCNDDSAAIHPGAVEICDDFVDNNCDGLKDAADPTCQDADDDSADDDAADDDQTDDDNDDANPSDDDNDDESSEACGC